Proteins from one Cryptomeria japonica chromosome 4, Sugi_1.0, whole genome shotgun sequence genomic window:
- the LOC131875026 gene encoding uncharacterized protein LOC131875026, with translation MEICIFVQGNDVYEPTANVILMDGGIQKFSDPVKVEEILKNNPGHFVFSSDGLYNGKFISELLPHQELQLGQLYFVLPRKKLEFVLCERDMASLLFKANNATAKICSSKTRE, from the coding sequence ATGGAAATTTGCATTTTTGTCCAGGGTAATGATGTCTATGAACCGACTGCCAATGTTATCTTAATGGACGGGGGAATTCAGAAATTCTCAGATCCAGTCAAGGTTgaagagatattgaagaataatccGGGCCATTTTGTTTTTAGCTCTGATGGTCTTTACAATGGGAAATTTATATCGGAGCTTCTTCCTCACCAAGAGCTACAGCTTGGGCAGCTGTATTTTGTTCTTCCTCGAAAGAAATTAGAGTTTGTTTTGTGTGAAAGGGACATGGCTTCTCTTCTTTTCAAGGCGAATAATGCAACAGCAAAAATTTGCTCTTCTAAAACTCGAGAATGA